The following nucleotide sequence is from Pseudoalteromonas xiamenensis.
AGAGACAGAGACTCAAGGAAACCAAACTGAGTTGGTTTCCTGTTAGGCAATACTGCGTTTAATAGTCGTCGTCAGAGGTGACTGCAGCAGGCGCATTGTCCGCGACAAGGCGAGAACGACCAAATAAAGTATGGAATTTCGCTTTGCTTGTCGTCAGTTTCAAGTATTTAATCCACGCGCGCTCGAATGCATTCGTTGGCTCGCTGGTATTTTCCATCACTTGAGTGAACTGAGTTTGAAAACTATTTTGTGGCGCTAAGGTTTTATTGTATAACCCTTTTAGTACTACACCGTGGTTTTCTAAGATTTCAGCTTCAAGTATTGTGAAGTGGCCGCTTCGTGCAAAACCACGAGGAAAATTTGCATCGTCATAGAATTGTTTTGGGCTTGCAAAAGCGTTACGTAATTCAGGTAAATTAGTGTTCATGACTGATTCCTTTGATCTTCCATCTGGGCTGGAGTATGGACCACGACGATGAATTTTTTAAACAAGATATTTTTATCGAAAGGATAAATTTGTGGATATAGATTTATTGAAGACATTTGTTGAGGTTGTTCGAACCCGTCATTTTGGTCGAGCCGCTGAAAACTTGTACATTACCCAATCGGCGGTGAGTTTCAGGATCCGTCAATTAGAGCAAAGTCTGGGGGTAAATCTATTTATTCGTCAACGCAATAATATTCAGCTTACTGCGCCTGGTGAGCGTTTATTGCCGCATGCGAAGATGATACTAACAGGGATGCAACGGGCTAAAGTGGATGTTGCACTTGCAAACAATATGCATAAGCAGTTGTCACTTGCGGGAACACCCAATATATGGGATGCCTTCTTACAGTTTGGCATTAATAACATTGTATCCGCGATGCCGGATGTTTCTTTGGTTGCCGAGGTCAAAGCGCAACAAGAGAGTACGCGTTTGCTGCTCGAAAGAACGCTCGACATGGCGGTGTTGTTTGATCCACCAAAAGTAGATGAATTGCTTGTTCAACCCATCAGTGATTTGGCGATTATTCCCGTGAGTACATTTGCGGGTCTTACTCGAGACGAATTTTTCGAGAGACAATATGTGTATGTTGATTGGGGAACCGCGTTTTCACTTTGGCATGCCAAACAATTTACTGGTAATACGCCGCCATTTTTTAGAACGAGTACTGGCCGTATTGCACTTGATCTTATTTTACAATGTGGTGGAAACGCCTTTGTGCCCGAAATTTTAGCTAAAGAGCACATTGAAAGCGGGCAACTGCATCGAATTGAACAAGTACCTCCGACTTCTCGAGAAGTGTTCGTGGCGTATCACCGCGACAATGATCAGAAAGAGCAAATTGAAAAAATTGTCGAATTGCTTATTCGGTATGACTAACCCTCAATATTACGCGTAAACAAAAATAGGTAGAGGTATGCGATGCGTTAATGCCTCTTCCTCCTGCAATAACATAAAATTTAAAGTTTTACCTTTCATAGGAATATTTCATTTCGATTACATTTTAATTTCCATAAAATGTATTTTTTATGAAAAAAACATTTCAACTGTAATATAAAGTTCATATTCCTTTCCTAAACTGTGCCCGAATTAAAAGTGAGGCAGTGAAAACTGCTGATAATTACGTTATTTAGGACAGTAAAAATGAAGACATCTTTTAAACTTGCTGCGTTAACACTGGCTCTCTCGGCTGCGTTTTCAACTCAAGCGGCTGAAATCTCGACGAAGGGCGGCTTTAAAGTTAAGTCAGATGACGGACGTTATACTTTTGCCGTTGGTGGCCGTATCCAAATGGATGGGACTGCGTTCAACAGTGATGACATTGATTTAAATAACGGAACTGAAATGCGTCGCGCACGTATTACCCTAAAAGCAAACATCGAAGAGTGGGAATACAAACTCGACTACGACTACATTTCGAGTGAATCGGTAAAAGACGCATTTATCGCATACAATGGTTTCAAAAATACCATTATCCAGATTGGTAACCAACGCCAAGCGTTTGGTATGGAAGCGAACACCAGCTCAAACGACGTGTCTTTCATTGAGCGTTCATTGATCACAGACCCATTTGACCAAGGTCGTGGCTTTGGTATCGCGGCAAAGCAGTGGGGTGATAACTGGTCACTGAACTATGGTGTATACGGTCAAGACGTGAATGCAGCAAATGGCAAAGACGAAGAACTTAGCTTCAATGGTCGTTTTGCATATGCACCAATCAAAGAAAAAGATCGTATGGTGTCT
It contains:
- a CDS encoding DUF413 domain-containing protein, whose protein sequence is MNTNLPELRNAFASPKQFYDDANFPRGFARSGHFTILEAEILENHGVVLKGLYNKTLAPQNSFQTQFTQVMENTSEPTNAFERAWIKYLKLTTSKAKFHTLFGRSRLVADNAPAAVTSDDDY
- a CDS encoding LysR family transcriptional regulator; its protein translation is MDIDLLKTFVEVVRTRHFGRAAENLYITQSAVSFRIRQLEQSLGVNLFIRQRNNIQLTAPGERLLPHAKMILTGMQRAKVDVALANNMHKQLSLAGTPNIWDAFLQFGINNIVSAMPDVSLVAEVKAQQESTRLLLERTLDMAVLFDPPKVDELLVQPISDLAIIPVSTFAGLTRDEFFERQYVYVDWGTAFSLWHAKQFTGNTPPFFRTSTGRIALDLILQCGGNAFVPEILAKEHIESGQLHRIEQVPPTSREVFVAYHRDNDQKEQIEKIVELLIRYD
- a CDS encoding OprO/OprP family phosphate-selective porin — its product is MKTSFKLAALTLALSAAFSTQAAEISTKGGFKVKSDDGRYTFAVGGRIQMDGTAFNSDDIDLNNGTEMRRARITLKANIEEWEYKLDYDYISSESVKDAFIAYNGFKNTIIQIGNQRQAFGMEANTSSNDVSFIERSLITDPFDQGRGFGIAAKQWGDNWSLNYGVYGQDVNAANGKDEELSFNGRFAYAPIKEKDRMVSFGFSALQTELEDGGSVRLRARPESHQANTRIVDSSSIAADSYTMFGLESVMQFGSLTLLGEYIKEDVDSVDGSDPSFDGYFVSASYLLDGGMRNYTTKGGKFKGYKPGANGAWELTARISSLDLNDADANVFGGKVDSITLGANYYINSNMLAKFNVVSANGDEFAKYDSTSVGARLQVVW